One window from the genome of Grus americana isolate bGruAme1 chromosome 2, bGruAme1.mat, whole genome shotgun sequence encodes:
- the PPP1R42 gene encoding protein phosphatase 1 regulatory subunit 42, translating into MVQLTMDLIAKSISHKNRSEEDFGQYLRKITHLNLSDKNIDAIGDLSLCKNLRVLYLYDNQINQIQNLNFTSNITHLYLQNNCITCIENLSSLKNLEKLYLGGNCITVVEGLDKLEEIRELHIESQHLPLGEKLLFDPRSLRSLAKSLSVLNISNNNIDELEELAVLENLSYLRAVDNQLQHLKDLDVVLNKWTKLRRMDLTGNPICHKPKYRDRIVVQSRTLEYLDGKEIKEMERQFLMNWKASKAARKKNKERMTNEDAAYLHFSDFETSYPILPFHYSRSVKEKPNFLVLSETHKVKKPPLPRVLEKK; encoded by the exons ATGGTTCAACTGACAATGGACCTAATTGCTAAAAGCATCAGTCACAAGAATCGCAGTGAAGAGGACTTTGGACAGTATCTGCGAAAAATAACTCATCTGAATTTATCAGATAAAAATATAGATGCAAtt GGTGACCTCTCTTTATGTAAAAATCTTAGAGTTCTGTATTTATATGATAACCAAATCAATCAAATCCAGAACTTGAACTTTACTTCAAATATAACACACCTTTACCTTCAGAACAATTGTATTACATGCATAGAAAATCTCTCATCGCTGAAAAACCTTGAAAAACT GTATTTGGGGGGCAACTGCATCACTGTAGTAGAGGGTTTGGATAAATTAGAAGAAATAAGGGAGTTACATATTGAAAGTCAACACCTCCCTCTTGGTGAAAAGCTTCTGTTTGATCCAAGATCTCTTAGGTCCCTGGCA aaaTCTTTGTCTGTGTTGAATATCAGCAATAACAACATTGATGAATTAGAAGAACTGGCAGTTTTGGAAAATCTTTCTTATCTTAGAGCAGTTGACAATCAACTTCAGCATTTGAAG GATTTGGATGTTGTGTTAAACAAATGGACAAAGCTACGCAGAATGGATCTTACAGGAAACCCCATCTGCCACAAACCAAAATACAGGGACAGGATTGTAGTACAGTCACGAACTttag AATACcttgatgggaaagaaattaaagaaatggaaagacagTTCCTAATGAATTGGAAAGCCTCCAaagctgccaggaaaaaaaacaaagaaagaatgacAAATGAAGATGCAGCCTATCTACATTTTT ctgacTTTGAAACATCTTATCCTATTCTTCCCTTTCACTACAGTCgctctgtgaaagaaaaaccaaattttttagttttgtctgAGACAcacaaagtgaaaaaaccccCTCTGCCAAgagtcctggaaaaaaaataa